The stretch of DNA TGAGTCGGGAACCGGAGCCAGTGCGTCCCCTGTGACCCGGCCCACCCAACGCGAGGTTCAGGCGTTGTAAAGCCTGTACTTAGTGTCTCCTCACCCATTTGACCGGGCGGCTCCGTAGCGTAAGGAGCGCACACAGTTTGTCGGTGCCGTGCCGCTCGGCAACCTGCCGACCACGCCGCCGCACTTCCTCAGGAGGTTTCACCATGTTCTTTCAACAAAAAGACCGTCACGAGCAGATGGCCCGCCTGGATCCCCGCGACACCAACGCCGACGGCGTGGTCAGCCCGCAGGAAGCCGCCGCCTACATTCAGGACTACCTGCAGACCGCCTCCCCACAGGAGCGCGACGAGTTGCTGCGGGGCTACATGACCCAGATGTCCCCCGATCAGCGTCAGCAGATGGGCGACGCGATTGTGCAGAGTAGCGCCAACCCCGTGCAGAGCGTGCGGGCCGACGATCCCAACGACCTCGCCGACGCGTTTACCCGCACGGCTCAGGCTCCTGCTCAGGATGGCCGCAGCCCCCTGGAAGCTGCATTTGGTCAGGGCGGCATGCTGGGCAACCCGATGGTAAAAGCCGGACTGGTGGGCCTCGCCGCCATGATCGGCAGCAAGATGCTGCGCCGCTGAGAATCTAAAATCCCTCCCCCAACCACACAGGTTGGGGGTTTTACTTGGGGTTGGAAGGTGAACCCCCCGTTGCTAGCGCGACGCCCCCCAAGAGGTGGGGAATAAAAGCTTTTTGCCCCCTGCTTTTGCCTCCCTTATAAGAGGACTCGCAGAGTTGCGTAGCAGAGGTGGCCCGGAGAAGTTCACTTTCCAGCCCAGACCTAAAGCATCGCCCAACGCCTGACCACGCGCCTTACTGTTTCCCGGCCTGCACCCGCTAGAATCGCCCCTAATGCCTCTGTCGTACCTCCCGCGCATAGCGCAGACGCCTGCCCCCACATTCGAGGAGGGGGCGCGTGCTGATCTGATGACTCACCTCTGGGAAGAATTGGGGTTTGCCTGCGAGCGCGACGAGGTGGGCAACGTGCTGACCCGCATCACGCCCCCCGGCACCGAGGGAAAGCCCGCGCTGCTGCTGGCGGCCCACCTGGACACGGTGTTCGCGGCAGGAACCGATGTCACCGTGCGCGACGAAAAAACGCGGCTGGTGGGGCCGGGCGTGGGCGACAACAGCGCCAGTCTCGCGGTAGTCACGGCGCTCTTGGCAGGCTACGCGGCGCAACCGGTGGCCCTGCGGCGGCCCCTCTGGGTGGCAGCCAACGTGGGAGAAGAAGGGCTGGGCGACCTGCGCGGCGCGAAGCATCTGCTTGCCAGGCACCGGGCCTCGTTGGGTGCGTTTGTGGCGGTAGACGGGTATCTGGGCATCGCGGTCACGCGGGCGGTGGGCGTGCGGCGCTACCGGGCCACGTTTATTGGGCCGGGGGGCCATTCCTGGGGCGATCAGGCTCCGAGTGCGCTGCACGCGTTGGGGATTGCCATTGCGGCCCTGTATGCCCTGCACCGTCCCAATACACCGCGCACCACCTTGAATGTGGGCCTCGCGTCGGGCGGCAACAGCGTCAATTCTATTGCCGGAAGCGCCGAACTGCTCCTTGACTTGCGCTCGCTGGATGCCAAAGCTCTGGCCGAACTCGATAGCCGCGCTCAGGGCGTGCTGCACAGCGCGGCGCGGGAAGCGGGCGTGAATGTGCGTCTGGAGCGTGTCGGAGACCGTCCGGGCGGCGACCTGCGCTCTGGCCCGCTGCTGGACATGGCCCACGAAGCCGCCCGCGAAGGCCGCATGGATTTGCGCCTCGCCTCCAGCAGCACCGATGCCAACGCCGCCGTCCCACACGATTTGCCCGCCATTGCGGTGGGCGTGTACCGGGGCGGCAATGCCCACCGCGAAGACGAATGGGTGCAGCACAGCAGCCTCACACCGGGCCTGCGGTTCCTGCGCCGCATGGTGGAGTTGTACCAACACCGCCCGCTGTCCTAAACAGATTTTTGGGGATAGGCACCGGGTCACCGCCAGAGGGCTCAGTCAGAAGCTACGGCCCCCCAAAAGTACCGAATCACACGGGTTTTTTGTAATCTGAGCGGGGATTGTTTCCCACCTGTTTCCCATCTGTTCAGAGCAGAATGAGGGTCAATATGAAGACTCCGCAGCGCCGTTCCCCACGCGCCATCAGGTCGGCGCTGTCTCCCGCTCTCAAGCTCTCGTTCTCCTTATCGCTGATGTTCAGTTTGCCTGCGCTGGCCCAGCCCGGAGTGGGCCGCTCTGTGGGGCAGTCTTCCGGGGCCTCGGCTGCCGCAGTGTCGCCCGCGCAGGCGGTGTTCGATCAGGTTAACCGCCTGCTGCAAAACTCGTATGGCGGCCTGTCTACCGTAGACCGTGAGGGCCTGAACCGTGACTATCAGACGAGGCTGGACGCCGTGTGTGCGCCCACGCCGACTGACTGCGCCGCCGAAAAAGCCTATCCGGTCATAGAGGCCGAACTGACGGCGCTGGACGATGAACACACCTTTTTTCAGAACCCTGAAGATTTTGAGGAATTTGTGGCGAGTGCCACAGGCGGCAACCGCAGGCAATTTGGCGTGAAACTGGCGCTGCTGGATGGGCAACAGCGGGTGGTGCTGGAAGTCGTGCCCAACAGTGTGGCCGAGGCCGCCGGACTGCTGCGCGGCGACGTTCTGACCACCATCGACGGCCAGCCTTACACCTACGACGCACTCCGGGCCGCCCGGGAGGCGGGGCGGCCCATCAATCTGGGCGTCACCACACGCGGCGTGGCGCGCACAGTCGATCTGACCTCGCAGGAAAGTAGCACCCGCGACCTCCCGCGCATCAGCTACGTCGCCTCGCCTACTGGTGCCGAGGATGTGGCCGTGCTGCGGATTCCCACCTTTATTTCGGGCGGGGGTGTGGCGCAGGGCGTACATGATCTGGTGGCGCAGGCGCGGGCGCGGGGCGTGCGGGGCATTATCGTAGATTTGCGCGGCAACGGCGGCGGTAGCCTCAGCGAGTGCGACGGCGCGGTCAGTGCCTTTGTGCCCAGCTTTACGCGGGTGGCCCGCAGCGCCGAGGGCAACAGCCGCACGCTGGTCAGCCGGGGAGCGCGGGTCGAGGCAGGCCGAACGAGCGGCATCGTCACCAATCCGCAACTGTGGACGGGGCCGCTGTCGGTGCTGGTCGATGGCGGCAGCGCCTCGTGCAGTGAATTCTTTGCCTTTGAGATCCAGAATGCGGCGCGTGGCCCGGTGCTGGGCGAAGTGACGGCGGGCGTGGGCAACACTGCGACCCGTGTGTTTCCGGTCGGAGAAGACGCCGCGCTGCAACTGACCATTCTGAATTACGCCAAGCCCGACGGCACGCCGTATCCCACCCGCCTGACCCCCGATATTGCCGACGAGCAGGATGAGGCCGATATTCGCCTGCTGACCGAGGGCCGAGACGAACTGCTGAATCTGGGCGTCAAGGCGCTGGACGGCGCTCCGATGCTGTCTCAAGACCGCGTGCAACCCGGCAGTCCTTAAGCGCAGTCATTAAACTCAAGCCCTAAACTTTGCCACAGAGGACATCCCGGTGGGGGAGGCGCAGTCATCAACGGGGCCTCTCCCTAGTTGTAGTAGGACGGTGGGACGAATCTCGACAAGAGTTAGACCTCCCTCCAATTTTGTGACCGATTGGTTTCTTAAGACGGTATAAAAACTGCTTTTTGATCTGGGGATAGTTCGAAAGGTGAGAAATTTCACAGCCGCCCTTCCCTCTGCCTGACACCATGCCTCTTGTGGACATGCTCCTTCCTGATTTGCGCGCCCTTGCCGCCCCGGATATGGGCGCACTGCACCGCGTGGCTGCAACAGGCAGTGAAAACTTTTATGCCGGACACCGCAGCATTTTAGATAGTGGTCTTCCCGATCAACCCCGGATTCATATGTCGGTGGCGCACGGCACGCAAGATATTCAGTGGCTGCGCGGTGACGCTCCCAACTTGCTGCTGCACCTGATGCACTGGGCCGCCCGTCGCAACCACCGGGTGCGCCTAGAACTTGCCAACGAATTCGATGAAAACGGCGATCATAGCGTCTACGAGGCTAGTCTGCACGGCGGCATGATCATAGCTTCTGCCCGCGCTCTGGATCCTCTGG from Deinococcus sp. QL22 encodes:
- a CDS encoding S41 family peptidase, coding for MKTPQRRSPRAIRSALSPALKLSFSLSLMFSLPALAQPGVGRSVGQSSGASAAAVSPAQAVFDQVNRLLQNSYGGLSTVDREGLNRDYQTRLDAVCAPTPTDCAAEKAYPVIEAELTALDDEHTFFQNPEDFEEFVASATGGNRRQFGVKLALLDGQQRVVLEVVPNSVAEAAGLLRGDVLTTIDGQPYTYDALRAAREAGRPINLGVTTRGVARTVDLTSQESSTRDLPRISYVASPTGAEDVAVLRIPTFISGGGVAQGVHDLVAQARARGVRGIIVDLRGNGGGSLSECDGAVSAFVPSFTRVARSAEGNSRTLVSRGARVEAGRTSGIVTNPQLWTGPLSVLVDGGSASCSEFFAFEIQNAARGPVLGEVTAGVGNTATRVFPVGEDAALQLTILNYAKPDGTPYPTRLTPDIADEQDEADIRLLTEGRDELLNLGVKALDGAPMLSQDRVQPGSP
- a CDS encoding M20/M25/M40 family metallo-hydrolase, translating into MPLSYLPRIAQTPAPTFEEGARADLMTHLWEELGFACERDEVGNVLTRITPPGTEGKPALLLAAHLDTVFAAGTDVTVRDEKTRLVGPGVGDNSASLAVVTALLAGYAAQPVALRRPLWVAANVGEEGLGDLRGAKHLLARHRASLGAFVAVDGYLGIAVTRAVGVRRYRATFIGPGGHSWGDQAPSALHALGIAIAALYALHRPNTPRTTLNVGLASGGNSVNSIAGSAELLLDLRSLDAKALAELDSRAQGVLHSAAREAGVNVRLERVGDRPGGDLRSGPLLDMAHEAAREGRMDLRLASSSTDANAAVPHDLPAIAVGVYRGGNAHREDEWVQHSSLTPGLRFLRRMVELYQHRPLS